The nucleotide window CGTTGTGGTGGTTTTACCAGCATCAATGTGAGCCATGATTCCGATATTACGGGTATTTTCTAGCGAAAATTCACGAGCCATAAATTTCTCCTTTCGTAACTCTGCAGATTCTGCAGCCGCTTACCAGCGGTAATGAGCGAAGGCCTTGTTGGCTTCGGCCATCTTGTGGGTATCTTCCTTCTTCTTGACGGAAGCCCCGGTGCCGTTGGCCGCATCCATAATTTCCGCAGCCAGGCGCTGTTCCATGGTCTTTTCATGGCGCAGACGGCTGTAGTTAACCAGCCAGCGCAGACCCAGCGTCAGTCTTCTTTCAGAAGAAACTTCGATTGGTACCTGGTAGTTGGCACCGCCGACACGGCGAACTTTCAGTTCCAGCAGCGGCATGATGTTGGACAGAGCCTGTTCAAAAACTTCCATCGGCTGACGGCCTGTCTTCGCTTCGACGATATCGAAAGCGTTATACAGGATATCCTGAGCGACATTTTTCTTGCCGTCCAGCATCAGCTTGTTGATCAGGCGAGTGACCAGTTTCGAATTGTAAATTGGATCAACCAATACAT belongs to Holdemania massiliensis and includes:
- the rpsG gene encoding 30S ribosomal protein S7 produces the protein MPRKGYIAKRDVLVDPIYNSKLVTRLINKLMLDGKKNVAQDILYNAFDIVEAKTGRQPMEVFEQALSNIMPLLELKVRRVGGANYQVPIEVSSERRLTLGLRWLVNYSRLRHEKTMEQRLAAEIMDAANGTGASVKKKEDTHKMAEANKAFAHYRW